TTTTTGCAGCAGTGTGTTGGTTTCTGTCTGcctggttctgttgaatatccacaTTCACGAACTATGCGACTAAGGTGGATTGCGTTcatagggatctgggtctgagtcgagtttGTCTAgatgggcagttaaacagttgATGTttgtcgtgtggtcccaggtcacaatcgggataCACTTTAATCATttctctgtaggaattgaggcagAGGCATCTGTTGGATCGTATTTGAGCCACAATTACTCTGGTTTGTCGGGggaagtcaatttcttcaggtgcaatggaaggCGGTCTTTCTCCAATATTCCAATATCTGCGTATCTGCAGGAatattgtctagacccgcttgatctaggaTTCTCTCTTATATCGCTGAATCTCTCTCTCTAGATCATGTATATCCAAATTATGGCTTCTGGGTGTTGggtacctatccacaagatgatgatttggatggtccctgcgataacagcccagaaagtATTGCTGGGCATATCATTATGtgttcgcacgggtaggatctatgtctcctgatggaggtggtctacGGGTGAAATGAGGAGACAGATCTGactattattccactgcgtgtcacaaagcttacgagaccacactggagcTGCATGACCACATTTAAGAAGATTTGATGGTGTGATGACATGATCGTAAATtcatccgcatatgatacgatttctATGCGGCCTGGTAAGAATGGCATGAAGGATAGGTAGACGTTAAACAGTGCGGAAATATCACCTCGCCTTGGGGAACTTCCTGTATCACTTTACGTTGTTCCGAAATGACTGCAACCACAAAGATAATTCGCCACCCAGCGCTTCAGTCCTGGCTGGAGAGACGTGTTGGCGATATCcttaaataatttggcatgactGACAATGTggaatgctttcgataggtctGGCTGGCCTGAGTaaaccacggcaaatgtgtgcgtttTAAGTCCAGAAGATAAAACGGACTTGATTGGGTCATATTCTACGCCTATTGCGCGTTGATAAAGCGAAAAATGACTGGAACCCACAAGGACAGCGAAAGAGGAGACGCTCGAGAAACACATGGATCCACTGTACAAAAAGAGAAATAGAAAAAATCCATATATCGTGGAATTAAGCCTAGGCCATGAACAAAGATAGAGCTAgatggagagagcttgttgatgccctTTGTTCACACTGACATTTTactattggttgttgttgttgttgttgttgttgttgtagtagcagtgtgtggtacactgaggcggcagcccttgccgatgaaggaattcatcgggtcaatccggtacgtacaaccggctgccatgggattgggttgttgttgttgtagcagtatgttgtgttctatcttccttctgcttgattctgttgagtatccagatccagaaaTCTGCGATGCTCAATAAATTGCCGGTTGAACAACCACGATTTCGAGTCAATCGCTGTTACGGTTTGGAGCTCAGAGTTCTAATCcgttggggaactccctgtttcacactACAGTGTTTCGACTTTTTATATCTCAATTCCAAAAATTGGAGATCACCCAGATAATtaccaacgtttaaggcctggctgttggcgatgtcttcaaatagtttggcatggccgaCCTTGTCGAATGCTTTCCATAGGCCCAGTGCCACAAAAACCTCCTATCACATGgcatgggctgattgaagccacggcaaatgtgtgcgatgATGGCATGAaaaacagttgttgtgctatgtagTCTTCGAAATACGTGCTGACGCTCGCCGAATGGATATTCTCCAACGagactcgggaggagtagtacctcaagcgtcttggctactggtgatagaagggagatcggtctgtacaacTCCCCCTTGCTCGGGCCCTTTGCTGGCTTCAGTAGCGTGAGCACTCACCCCATTAAGGACAATTGTAACGTAGtcgactccaggtaaatccagattcttcatcaTCGGTGTAGGGTTTCTGTCGGGGcctaaacctatttcaaatctacataaaGTTTGGTGAATACCGGTGTTAATTCATAATTTGTGTTTTGAATGCTCGTCGTCGATAATTCCAACCCAATTCGAGAATTTTTCAACgacagctttattttttaatatttgtctaCCCATTCGGCTTTAACAGTACATGAatcatttcatttcctttttagaTTGCAAAAATAAAGTAGGGCATTAAAAGCTGGCTCGGAGCGGCTGCACTTTAATGAACACTTGAAACTAAACAAACTCttcaagagtttttttttttatttatttgtatgaCTATTTCATTTAACCACTACAAGTGGGGGGAATGTCTATGGAATCTCCCTAACAATTGCAATCAATTTCTTGTTATATGATTTCATTTAGAAACTGCAAACCACACGTGTATCATGCGAACGAGTTTCTTTGTTGATTTAGGTTTCTTTCAAATGCTcatacaaacaagcaaacatacAGATGTACACATGTGCGCTGTGGTTGCTTAGTGGAATAGTAAACTAATCTACAATTTCCCCTTGGTTGAGACAAAATAAATATGGAATGCGACGATTTCGTGTCAACGCTAGTGATCCTATTTATCTTAGAAATTAAAAACTAAGATAAGATCATGAAATAGGGGCATGGTGAGGAGATGAATGATAGTGGAGAGGTAATAGAGAGATGCCGCAGATGTTGCTTGATGGTCGCTCTAAAGCAATTATAGAATATGTAGCAAAAATCTGAATCACGAGGTTTCTTTCTTTCAACTCATCTTGGGAAAAAAAGTTAATATGAACCAGAAGTGATAAAGTCAGGAGGATTCATTCCAGTACAGACTGCCTATGGTCCATATTAATTATTAGATCATGGCCATATGTTTAAAAAGACGACTCTTTTTTGATTAgtattaaacaacaacaaatgattaATTCAAACTTATTCGATTGTGATATCAGTTAACTCGAAACAGatggcaatttgatttcatAGAATGTCTAATAGATGTCAATCAAACAAACGACTACCCtcccacacacacgcacacacacacacatatacgcAATAACGAGTGCCAGCTATCAATTATTTAATtagccaaaaacaaaagaaaacttcaATGAAAGCTGGTTTGTCATTGCTATTGGTATTAATAAGTCAAATTTCCCCAACAATACGATTGGCAATTAACAAAGTaaacgtttttgttttatattagtTCATCAATAATGAGTATGagcacatatgtatgtatattgttTATAATATATTGTTCTTATGAAaatgtttgtgtttttatttatgtttattttttgttctttgtttaCAGACCGAACAAATACGCCGAGCCAATCGTTTATTTGCCTCCGACAGTTTGTTTTTGCGTCAATTTCTTATGGTACCCGTAGACAAATCATCGATCTACTATCCAAATGGTTCCAACAATAGTCAACTGCAAAATGACATGATCAGCAGCTTGGAGAATGTGATAGAGAATGATGTGGTCTATAATGGgagtagtggtggtggtggtgatccTTTAAATTGTACCTCCTCCTCTACGTTATCCTCCAATTCTGCATCGTCTTCGTCTATGTCCACAGATAGTAATCCACGTCCAGCCGCATTACCTACACGACCTTATTCCATAGCCGGTGAATTGCTGGTACAGGCAAACGATACAGATACCGGCCTTTCTATGTCCAATAATGGTAATACCGCCAAACAGAGCAAATCATTGGATTCGGTGGCAGCCTCAACCATGACACCGGAGGAGGAAAGTCGTCGCAGCATAAATGAGTTTttaagcaaaattgataataccATTTCGGAGTCACGCAAATATGTGGAAAAATCGAAAGagtaagtttttttgaaaaagaaaaaaatagaataaCATAAACTTGAAATCTTTTAagttaatttccaaaaaatctaTGTGTGATGAGGCAACTGGAGCCATAAGGCAATGCAATATGAGATCAGTCCAAAAAGACTatcattctattgggttgcccaaaaagtaattgcggttttttaaaagaaagtaaatgcatttttagtaaaacttagaatgaactttaatcaaatatactttttttgcactttttttctaaagcaagctaaaagtaacagctgatatctgacagaagaaagaatgcaattacagagtcacaagccgactatatgaaaaatccgcaattactttttgggcaacccaatagtaactaAGAACTTaactgttgttattgttgtatcagtgtattgtacactgaggcggcagcccttgctgatttgcatttgctatatccaaaactaatCCGTAATTCGTGCTTTGGCCAACAAATGTGATAGGATTATAGAGATTACCTGTACCTTTATAACGAAAATACAGACGTACGTCACTTCGGACTTCTTAGAAACAAATtctaatcaaattttctatttgtTTTACTGCAATGTGTTAAAAACTTTTTCCCTAAGTTATAGTAACCTGTATCACAGTTAAGTTCCAGCCGGTTTTGCGTACCGGATTGAGCCGATGGAGAATGTGCACAAACTGTTACCAAAAAggcgttcgcgtactttatttgccatcagaagagagcgggagagtgtGTGAGAGCAAGCTAAATTTTGAAAGTTTAGttattgagagcttgcaaatttcttctGGAGGTTTTTTCCCACAGATATTTGCAGCATTGAACAGCTGTTTGgtgatatggcagctaaagcagcaaaattggataagaattgctccctctagaggctcaaggagtcaaatcgggagatctgttaatattgcagttatatcagattatgaattgatttagaccacacttcgCAGTGCTGTTTGAAATCACTCCTCAACGatatgttggaagtaataccaaaacgacgtcttttatgggcccaatgacttaaatcgggatatcggtatatatggcagctatatccaaatatggccccatCTAGACCATACTCGCAACGAACACTtaggggcctgacacaactcagtGTGACATTGACACGGGTGtccaaagggcctaacaaagttcactgtgccaaatttcaacgaaatcgtataataaacttttatggacccagggccccaaaatctggagatcggtatttatggtagtcatacccaaatatagtctggTTTAGACAATATTCCGTATGGAAGAGCTTATCTAAGTTCACTGTCAGATAATAAATTggacttttatggacccaagatattaaatccggagatcgatATTTATGGTACTCAATAATATCGAtaagcctaatataactcaatgtgtgaaatttcaacGAAAGCGGGTAATAATTTGACTTTagtaggcctaagaccttaaatccacatatcggtctgtatggcggctttatcaagatatagtccgatatccatctttgaacttacactacctatggaccaaaaaagggaatcagtgcaaagtttcagctcaaaaacctaatttttttttacaacttagAGATGCACGGGCGTGAAGAATTTccgttaaaatttctttaaagagtcggaaatggatatatcgatgtattGAAAacagaatggcaaaatgaaatccttcggtggcgggtataaaaaatatatgtattttagGGTCGCCTGAGAGCCACCTGAAAGACATTGGtccagagaaaattttttgtcaaaggacataacatttttataccattcaccatagaatgggggtacacttattttgtcattctgtttgtaacacctcgaaatatgcgtttaagaccccataaagtttatatattcttgatcgtcatggcattttaagccgatctagccatgtccgttcgtctgtccgtctgtcgaaagcacgctaactttcgaaggagtaaaccaggcgcttgaaattttgcacaaatacttcttattagtgtaggtcggttaggattgtaaatgggccaaatcggtccatgttttgacatagctgccatataaaccggtcttgggtcttgacttctttagtctctagagggcgcaattcccatcctgtttgacttgactgaaattttgcacgtggtgtttaggtatcacttccaacaactgtgctaagtatggttcagccGATTTGagctaacctgatatagctgtcatataaaccgattttgggttttgatttcttgagcctctagagggcgtaattctcctcctatttggctgaaattttgcacgtggtgttttggtatcacttgcaacaactgttctaagtatgatttaaatcggtacataacttgatataactgttttataaaccgatcttggatcttgatttcttgagcctctagagggcgcaattctcatccgatttggcattttGTACATAGACTTCTccgatgaccttcaacatacgtgtccaatatggtcttaatcgatctatagcttgatatagctcccatataaaccgatctcccgaatggaatgaaatattacactatgacttctataatgttcagcatttaattcattaatggttcgcatcggactataacttgatatagctccaatagcatataactgttcttattcattattctttgtttgcctaaaaatatatgcagcgcaaagaactcgacaaatgcgatccatggtggagggtatataagatgcggcctggccgaacttggcacgctcttacttgttaataagATTTTGTTTATAAGTTTGTATTGGTTTAATAACCCAAAAGCCCAGATGAAGATATGAGTCTATGTCATCTTCACAGGCTGTATAAGTGCCTTGTGGAACATTAAATTTGTCATTCGTTAAACTTCTTACTTTGTACAAAATAGCATCTATTGGCTACTAAATCAGTAGTAAAGTTTgggtttatttctttttttcttgattCGGTACTAGCCTAGATGAAGTTATGAATCTGTCTCATCTACACAGGCTGTATAAGAGTCTTGTGAAGCATAATTTGTGGCTGTCTTGCTATTAAACGTGTAACTTTCTTTCAAGTAGCGTCTACTGTTCTGCTTTTTCATATCAAAAAACCAGTACTAATGTTGTTCTTAAATGTTTCTCTTTTCTAGAATGATCTCCAATCAGACTGATAATGATTTATTTGTTGCCACCGAAGTTGTATCCCGAAGAcgtaacaacaacatcaacaattcATACAAAAAACAGAATCAACATCAGAATCCAACACATCAGCGCCACAGTTCAACGGGTAGCAATTCAGATACAGCCAATCTATTGAATACTACACAAATGCGAAGAGTACATAAACGTTTGGAAAAGCAACAGGACGATTTCTTTGAGTTGTAGCATCATAAACAGCGCAGACATTATCATCATATGGTTTAAGAATCATACCAATACGAAGCATACAATGCGCGCGCTTAACCATAAAACAAACAAAGTACATGATCTTATAAAATCGTATATAAATACAATATAGAGGAATGTCTGTTATGGCTTACCAACACCATTGCTCCTGGATTGTAAATAATTGGAAATCAGCAAATGCCATATTTGTTGGAATTGTTTTATATATAGTACATACATATTTGTTATGATTTATGGCCTTTTTTCATGCACTGCACTGTTTGTTGAACGATGTGGTGCGTTGTGGCCtccattaatttttgtttttgtatatttttaaaattttgcttaatatCAATGATGAAATTTATTATGGGCGGCCCTATCAGCATAACAACGTACCACACacaatacacatacatacacaaatCTAGTTTAAGAAACAATGCAAACTAATACCACCTGCCTACTACTacctaccaaaaaaaaagtagtACGGTATTTGGGGGGAAAAAGGTCTTCTCTTTATTAATAATCAATTAGCGTATATAGATCAGACcactatatacatacatatatatatacttacttAAGCATAAACTTGtgatgtaaaaaaaaagaaagaaaataaaccTTTACTGTAAAAATGTTATTATTACCCTTTACTTATTATTTCATATGCAGCTCTATAGTTGATGATATACCCTATTTATCCCATTATCATGTATTTCtatgaagaaaaaacaaacttagaaaattaaatttaaaattataatttagTTGGATTATTTTATATTCTAGTTCTTTTTTTACTTGTGACATTATGTAAGAAATAGCCCTTATTTGTACCTTTTTGTTCATATTATTACTTACTATGTAAAAATAATTGCAACACCCATTTATGCgatgttttttttcctttttcattttatttcaaataaagtattaatatattgttttaaacaaaaaacctAAAACATACATGATCTTGCCTTGTTTTCTGGGCATGCctctgttttaataaaaaaaattattacaggTCTTCtctaaaacaacaattttaacTAGCACCACACCATATCTTTTAGCCTGACAAAAGCATGTGACAAACTCGTTGTAATATTTATTGATGTAACATCATTCAACAATGGGCATACATTTATCTAAATAGTtagttaaataaattaaaaacttaatataCGTATATTTTTAAAACACGATAATATGTAATGTTTCCCTAAACAAGAAAGAAAATGATACAAATTCTATGTTTAACTACAATAATATGTAACGCACCAAAATTTACCTTCTTTACTTCGTGTTAGGGAGTCTTTTTTTCTCAATGTGATTATCCTATTTATTATCTTTTTCTAATATCCACATACCCACCACAACCTCCCTTCCATTTGCTACATtcgtcattgttttttttttcaaaaattaatatacctacatatattaaatatttttaatcaaacATATTGTAAATGCATGTTGTTGATGAACCACCCAGACTTAAAGGTATGTAACGATTACTACTAACTTATATAATTGTTGACAGTTGAACGATGAATGAGTGTATATTTTATAGATTAAAAATCCAtgaaattattaattaataaaataaatcattAAACTATATAAAACACTATGTTGATTGGTTTTTCTTAAAACGTAAAGCAAAATCTTTAAGTGGACGGCAGCGATAAATTGCGTAGTCAATTAACTTATCTACATTACGTATGTCAACGTCAGTTGGCAGTTGccttcatttaattttattgggttgcccaaaaagtaattgcggattttttaaaagaaagtaaatgcatttttaataaaacttagaatgaactttaatcaaatataatttttttacacttttttttctaaagcaagctaaaagtaacagctgataactgacagaggaaagaatgcatttacagagtcacaagctgtgaaaaaatttgtcaacgccgactatatgaaaaatccgcaattactttttgggcaacccaatagtactattggttgcccaaaaagtaattgtcggtaatatattgggttgcccaaaaattttttcaatggcttgtgacactgtaattgcattctttcttctgtcagttatcagctgttacttttagcttgctttagaaaaaaaaagtgcgcgaaattttgtttacattgatttgtttggcgtcaattttaatatgggtaccacatttaacaaaccgaatcaacgcttgtgatatgcaccttaaacgcaatgaattcgatccgtttttaaaacgaaccataactggagatgaaaaatggattgtttacaacaacaatagtCGAAAacaatcatggtccaagcatggcgaaccagctcaaaccacttcaaaggctgatatccaccaaaagaagattatgctgtctgtttggtgggattggaagggtgtggtatattttgagctgcttccaaggaaccaaacgattaattcggatgtttactgtcaacaattggacaaattgaatacagccatcaaggagaagcgaccagaattggtcaatcgtaaaggtgtcatatttcaccaggacaacgctagaccgcacacatctttggtcactcgccaaaaactgagtgagcttggctgggaacttttggtgcatccaccatatagcccaaaccttgcaccatcagactaccatttatttcgatctttgcagaactccttaaatggtaaaactttcgacaatgatgaggctataaaatcgcacttggttcagttttttgcatataaaggccagaagttctatgagcgtggaatactaaatttgccaggaagatggcaaaaggttatcgaacaaaatggtaattatatatttgattaaagttcattctaagttttattaaaaatgcatttactttcttttaaaaaatccgcaattactttttaggcaacccaatatatagtgcAGTCATATATAAGTTAATTGGtcgaagcaaattttaaatgtcacggCGAATCGAATTTTCTTCTCCTTGTTTACAAATTTCAAGACAtttcaagttcccaaaaaagatgctttaTTGTAGTAATTCGCCGATGCGTCCATGTTGTatggtctgttcgcgtacttttccaataaaaaattgcagggcagtaagagccattttactctctttaaaaaatgtgcaagcaaaagtacgcgaacgacttccagtgaaaatttgcagaacatctgatttttgttttggttcgttttttatttgcttgcttaagaaaacaattgtttttatataaaaaaaaatctggagatACATGTGAGGTATTTTTCTTAGATAAACCTTAGTTTATTGGCTGTTCGCGCCACTggacaacaaacaaattttgccaaacatacaaacttcttacatatcagtgagtgccgtccgattcaagttttaagctcaatgataaggggcctccttttatagccgaatccgaacggcgtgccgcagtgcgacacctatttggagaaaagttttacatggctcagtgcctcacaaatgttgccagcataaggaggggaaaaccaccaaaaattttctttctaatggtctcgtcaggatttcaATCCAGGTGTTGAGcttaataggcggacatgctaacagccatcataatttacagtgcacgaagctacgaatgtcatccgtggcgccaagtcgcgcTAGGTGCTGGTCCCAGACGGTagctctacactgatgctgaagaatctggatttgactggagtcgagtaccttaaaACTGTTCTCAGCCTGTCTGAACACTATTAGaatacccgatgtttggaagatgggcacgTTGAACAATTTCCATTCACCGAGCATCAGAATGCATTTCGAAGgctacatgccatcaccgtacacaAAATTAGAAACAACGTTCTCAAGTCCCTTGTCGGCAGCACTTGGTGTGATGACAAAAGAACTTTGGACTAACCACCCTATGCTTCTGGATATTATGGATAGACAAATTACTGTGACCACTGATGTGATGTGAAGTTACGGACaccgttatatatatatatatatatatatatatatatatatatatatatatatatatatatatatatataggtggTTAGTCCAAAGTTCTTTTGTCATCACACCAAGTGCTGCCGACAAGGGACTTGAGAACGTTGTTTCTAATTTtgtgtacggtgatggcatgtaatgCCATGCAGATGCTCGGTGAAATGCATTCTGATGCTCGGTGAATGGAAATTGTTCAAcgtgcccatcttccaaacatcgggtattCTAATACTGTTCAGACAGGCTGAGAACAGTtttaaggtactcgactccagtcAAATCCAGATtgttcagcatcagtgtagagctACCGTCTGGGACCAGCACCAAAcgcgacttggcgccacggatgacattcgtagcttcgtgcactgtaaattatgatggctgttagcatgtccgcctattaagCTGAACACCTGGATtgaaatcctgacgagaccattagaaagaaaatttttggtggttttcccctccttatgcaggcaacatttgtgaggcactgagccatgtaaaacttctctccaaataggtgtcgcactgcggcacgccgttcggattcggcaataaaaggaggccccttatcaatgagcttaaaacttgaatcggacggcactcactgatatgtaagaagtttgtatatatatatatatatatatatatatatatatatatatatatatatatatatatatatatatatatatatatatatatatatatatatatatatatatatatatatatatatatatatatatatatatatatatatatatatatatatatatatatatatatatatatatatatatatatatatatatatatatatatatatatatatatatatacatatatatatatatatatatatatatatatatatatatatatatattatatatatatacatatatatatatatatatatatatatatatatatatatatatatatatatatatatatatcgaaaaCCTAAAAAACCGACATACAAACCATCCCAGGTTATGAatgttaatttttattgttgaaatttcaaaacGTCCAACCCTTTTTGCGTTGATTagtttaaatttatttcttgcTGCAAACCTGCCAAAACACTATTACCGGCATTAATTGACAATAGTTGCCATCCATATTTTTTTTAGCTGCGTTTTCAGACGGCTACTCATCGGCATATAAATTGATTTCTCTCGGGAGCAAGGACGTCAATAATTCTATTTTCATGTATCCATATTACATTTTACCTTTTATGCTAAAGCCAGGTGCTGAAACTACTTAATATGTTATTGCGATAATACATTATAGTCAtaagttttctttattatgtTTCTAATTCCACttcaatgattaaaaaaaaagactcaATAAATACAAACTTCAACTTCAACTTCAAATTGATTTCCATAACCGACCtctaaagcatacttttaggcaaaTGTTACTATTGTCTGCTATGGTAATAAAGTTTAACAGTCTAAAGAAGTTTGCCAAATGTTTCGACACTCTTAAACAATAGGGGAAATGGaaattattaaaacattttcttatactcataactaaatttaaaatgaaatgcATACCTAaacttataacaaaaaaatatgattCAGAGGATGAAATGAAAATCCAGCTTTACCCCTGGCCAAGGAATGCTTCCCCTCCTCAGTATatggtaacaacaacaacaataagattaattggctatgacggaaCAATTGTCTTTCTAGCTGAACTCAGAATAGATTCCCAAGCGCCCGCATCTTCTGCGATCCTTCTCCTATATTTGACACATAAGTAGTTTCGTATCCACATGATCTTTACATCGGTTTTTTGTTGTTCCCCTTTTGAtcttctttcctattcttactgagaaatGTGTATCAGCAATCGTCATCCTGCAGCGATTCCAAACTCAtgtatggcttgaaatacctttgaacgtacaAGGCTGTCGAAAACGGCATTTTTCCCCAATTCCATTAAAAAGCTTACTTGTGAAGATTAAAATATTACTCCACAATAAAAGTCAAGTTCATTATAACAATGATAAATAATGTGACTTCTTTATTGATTTAACTGATTGCTGTTAGCTACTAGTTATGTATGCTTGTGTGCAAAATACTTTTTTGTAtgattgttaaatttttataataataaagtaaaa
This Stomoxys calcitrans chromosome 2, idStoCalc2.1, whole genome shotgun sequence DNA region includes the following protein-coding sequences:
- the LOC106080547 gene encoding putative uncharacterized protein DDB_G0281733 isoform X1, translated to MDYIVKAYKDWKLHSQFHEIVPDMDDDFVFNEKQSIRDSSRSLKKYGSTCCNQNIRNNETLVRHEIEKTDTLQGIALKYGCTTEQIRRANRLFASDSLFLRQFLMVPVDKSSIYYPNGSNNSQLQNDMISSLENVIENDVVYNGSSGGGGDPLNCTSSSTLSSNSASSSSMSTDSNPRPAALPTRPYSIAGELLVQANDTDTGLSMSNNGNTAKQSKSLDSVAASTMTPEEESRRSINEFLSKIDNTISESRKYVEKSKEMISNQTDNDLFVATEVVSRRRNNNINNSYKKQNQHQNPTHQRHSSTGSNSDTANLLNTTQMRRVHKRLEKQQDDFFEL
- the LOC106080547 gene encoding lysM and putative peptidoglycan-binding domain-containing protein 2 isoform X2 produces the protein MDDDFVFNEKQSIRDSSRSLKKYGSTCCNQNIRNNETLVRHEIEKTDTLQGIALKYGCTTEQIRRANRLFASDSLFLRQFLMVPVDKSSIYYPNGSNNSQLQNDMISSLENVIENDVVYNGSSGGGGDPLNCTSSSTLSSNSASSSSMSTDSNPRPAALPTRPYSIAGELLVQANDTDTGLSMSNNGNTAKQSKSLDSVAASTMTPEEESRRSINEFLSKIDNTISESRKYVEKSKEMISNQTDNDLFVATEVVSRRRNNNINNSYKKQNQHQNPTHQRHSSTGSNSDTANLLNTTQMRRVHKRLEKQQDDFFEL